The proteins below come from a single Roseiflexus sp. RS-1 genomic window:
- a CDS encoding flippase: protein MLSANARIFLVVVAALIPLLLIAAWLWRRFYRDDHTDPARTVAKNSLLPIAANLINKVVDFGFAVVALRFLGPEGNGAYAFVALIAGLYFLTITNWGLNDLAVREAAPDLARAPRLFSITLLLRLGIATLLMPVAAILVIGYSLIERPLSSAEMLALALLMIHLYPAALAAACSASFQAYQRMEVTALVLLLTNVVKTLVGVGALIIAPDIPARVVALAAVALGTTTLNAAVFFVLQRRMLFRTSLVWDWPTGRELLREGFPLLLNSLLLAVFFRFDVVLLRAQAGAEALGLYDAAYKVINMTQIIPPYFVAALFPLLARYAVMDRAALERMYHRALSFLQLLAWPGAVGGTLLAPTIITIIGGQAFLPGAALALAILIWYLPLSYANGVTQYVLIALRRQQSITVAFATGALFNLGMNLALIPVYGYLAAATVTVATEAVLLLPFLRTLRREGVALPLLRLAWRPAVASCVMGASMWVTLPFSPVAAIVVGMPVYFAALWALGAFGPEERALMRRMMGRSVTSSS from the coding sequence ATGCTGAGTGCAAATGCACGGATTTTTTTGGTCGTCGTCGCCGCCCTGATCCCTCTGCTGCTGATTGCAGCCTGGCTATGGCGTCGATTCTACCGGGATGATCACACCGACCCCGCGCGCACGGTTGCTAAAAACAGCCTGCTGCCCATCGCCGCAAATCTGATCAACAAGGTCGTCGACTTTGGCTTTGCGGTCGTCGCACTCCGCTTTCTGGGACCGGAAGGGAATGGCGCGTATGCGTTCGTCGCCCTGATAGCCGGTCTCTATTTTTTGACCATCACCAACTGGGGGTTGAACGACCTGGCGGTGCGCGAGGCAGCCCCTGATCTTGCACGCGCGCCGCGTCTGTTCAGCATCACGCTCCTCCTCCGCCTTGGCATCGCCACGCTGCTGATGCCGGTTGCTGCGATCCTGGTGATCGGATACTCGCTGATCGAACGCCCGTTAAGCAGTGCTGAAATGCTCGCACTGGCGCTGCTGATGATCCACCTCTACCCGGCAGCGCTCGCCGCAGCGTGTTCGGCGTCATTTCAGGCATATCAGCGAATGGAAGTGACGGCGCTGGTTCTGCTGTTGACGAACGTGGTGAAGACGCTCGTCGGCGTCGGAGCGTTGATCATCGCGCCCGACATCCCCGCGCGGGTGGTGGCGCTGGCAGCAGTGGCGCTGGGAACGACAACCCTGAATGCTGCGGTGTTCTTCGTCCTGCAACGGCGCATGCTGTTTCGCACGTCGCTGGTGTGGGACTGGCCCACCGGACGCGAACTGCTGCGCGAGGGGTTTCCACTACTGTTGAACAGCCTGCTGCTGGCGGTTTTTTTTCGTTTCGATGTCGTGCTGCTCCGGGCGCAGGCTGGCGCCGAAGCGCTCGGTTTATACGATGCAGCCTATAAAGTCATCAATATGACCCAGATCATTCCGCCATACTTCGTGGCAGCACTGTTTCCGCTGCTGGCGCGGTATGCGGTGATGGATCGCGCTGCACTCGAACGAATGTATCACCGCGCGCTCAGTTTCCTGCAACTCCTCGCCTGGCCCGGCGCAGTCGGCGGAACGCTGCTGGCGCCAACGATTATCACCATTATCGGCGGGCAGGCGTTCCTGCCGGGGGCGGCGCTGGCGCTGGCGATCCTCATCTGGTACCTGCCGCTTTCGTATGCCAACGGCGTAACTCAGTACGTCCTGATCGCCCTCCGACGCCAGCAATCGATCACGGTTGCATTTGCGACCGGCGCGCTGTTCAATCTGGGCATGAACCTGGCGCTTATCCCCGTGTATGGCTACCTGGCGGCTGCGACGGTCACAGTGGCAACCGAGGCAGTCCTGTTGTTGCCGTTTTTGCGCACATTGCGACGCGAAGGCGTTGCACTGCCACTGCTGCGCCTTGCCTGGCGCCCGGCAGTTGCCTCTTGCGTCATGGGGGCATCAATGTGGGTGACGCTCCCCTTTTCGCCAGTAGCGGCGATCGTAGTCGGGATGCCGGTCTACTTCGCGGCGCTCTGGGCGCTTGGTGCGTTTGGACCTGAAGAGCGGGCGCTTATGCGACGAATGATGGGAAGAAGCGTGACATCTTCCAGTTAA
- a CDS encoding tetratricopeptide repeat protein, producing MSEPANPRQRAAQLIDEGIAAIRAGDQTRARQLLSQAVQLDPQNERGWLWLSGALPDAAQRRYCLERVLAINPQNEVAKRGLASLTSAAPPAAPSAGAPKPVTPPRSQPVFDPLAPDVTAKRDRPTSAPSPAASVASSPPPAPRPSAQATGSAATGTQESAESARRAASTHPLPGSAPPATPKPAEPRQRLPESPPAASPVDPLASLRPGSGAKRSSLLRRPGVPGKIETSATPTDTTTVQPKKRSRTLIIALLGVLVVVALLIVGSVYLYPELLALLRSPEEASAPTAEPEPASPTPVPTPTSIPTATPLPTPTPADVRELIREASELAAIGSLGQAAERYTEAIRADPSSFEAYFGRAQVNFNLSLFQSAIDDFTKALALDPDNVEAYHQRARAFYRLNQYDAAIRDFTEALERDPNNDVILMRRGVAYRDNRQYDEALADFDQSLQLNPDVSFTYYHRALLFQATGKLDRARADFDRALTIAPEYRLAFVGRGLLRLEQRDARGALSDCSRAIEIDATEIDAYLCRARAAVALRDYRTAIADLDVVIARDPDNADAYRERGRAHQALRDVARARADYQRAAELYRIQGRTEDLAEVEKLLAALR from the coding sequence ATGAGTGAACCTGCGAACCCCCGCCAACGCGCCGCGCAGTTGATCGACGAAGGAATTGCGGCGATCCGCGCTGGCGACCAGACGCGCGCCCGCCAGTTGCTCAGCCAGGCAGTGCAACTCGACCCACAGAACGAACGTGGATGGTTATGGCTTTCCGGTGCACTGCCGGATGCCGCCCAGCGCCGCTATTGCCTGGAGCGCGTGCTTGCCATTAATCCGCAGAACGAAGTGGCAAAACGCGGATTGGCAAGCCTTACGTCCGCCGCTCCACCGGCAGCGCCGTCTGCAGGTGCACCGAAACCGGTCACGCCTCCGCGCTCACAACCCGTCTTCGACCCGCTCGCGCCAGATGTTACGGCGAAACGCGACCGACCAACCAGTGCGCCCTCGCCAGCTGCATCCGTTGCTTCGTCGCCTCCCCCCGCGCCGCGACCATCTGCTCAGGCAACCGGCAGCGCTGCAACCGGAACGCAAGAGTCGGCAGAAAGCGCCAGACGCGCTGCCAGCACGCACCCCCTTCCTGGCAGCGCTCCCCCTGCAACGCCGAAGCCAGCAGAACCACGGCAACGCCTGCCAGAGTCGCCCCCTGCGGCGTCACCCGTCGATCCGCTGGCATCGCTGCGTCCCGGTTCAGGCGCAAAACGCAGCTCGCTGCTGCGTCGTCCCGGCGTACCCGGCAAGATTGAGACCAGCGCAACACCGACAGACACAACGACCGTTCAGCCGAAGAAACGCTCGCGCACACTTATCATCGCCCTTTTGGGTGTATTGGTGGTGGTTGCGCTCCTGATTGTCGGCAGTGTGTATCTGTATCCCGAACTGCTCGCGCTGTTGCGATCACCTGAAGAAGCGTCCGCACCAACTGCGGAACCCGAACCAGCCTCACCCACACCGGTTCCCACACCGACGAGCATTCCAACAGCAACGCCCCTTCCAACCCCAACGCCAGCGGACGTCCGCGAACTGATCCGCGAAGCCAGCGAACTCGCTGCGATCGGCAGCCTTGGGCAGGCGGCTGAACGTTACACCGAGGCGATTCGCGCCGATCCATCCTCCTTCGAGGCATACTTCGGACGCGCTCAGGTCAACTTCAACCTGTCGCTCTTTCAGAGCGCCATCGATGACTTCACCAAAGCGCTTGCTCTCGATCCGGACAATGTCGAAGCGTACCATCAGCGTGCCCGCGCGTTCTACCGTCTGAACCAGTACGATGCAGCTATTCGCGACTTTACCGAGGCGCTGGAGCGTGACCCCAACAATGATGTCATTCTGATGCGGCGTGGCGTTGCCTACCGCGACAATCGACAGTACGACGAGGCGCTGGCAGATTTTGATCAGTCGCTGCAACTGAACCCGGATGTCAGTTTTACCTACTACCACCGGGCGCTGCTGTTCCAGGCGACCGGCAAACTCGACCGCGCGCGCGCCGATTTCGACCGTGCACTGACCATCGCACCAGAGTATCGCCTGGCGTTCGTCGGTCGCGGACTGTTGCGGTTGGAACAGCGCGATGCACGCGGCGCGCTCAGCGATTGTTCGCGCGCTATCGAAATCGACGCCACCGAGATCGACGCCTACCTCTGCCGCGCCAGAGCGGCGGTTGCCCTCAGAGATTATCGCACCGCCATCGCCGATCTCGATGTCGTCATTGCGCGCGACCCCGACAACGCCGATGCCTATCGAGAACGGGGCAGAGCGCACCAGGCGCTGCGCGATGTCGCCAGGGCACGGGCGGATTATCAGCGTGCCGCCGAGTTGTACCGCATACAGGGGCGCACCGAAGACCTTGCGGAAGTGGAGAAGTTGCTTGCTGCATTAAGGTAG